In Ignisphaera sp., one DNA window encodes the following:
- a CDS encoding ATP-binding cassette domain-containing protein — protein sequence MSKVVSIENLSVEIRGREILRGISLEINEGELVCVAGSVGSGKSTFLKVLTGIIPELYRGFRVCGNISIFGLKPVEVLHKGLVAYVPQDVYSFFIGSTPREELAILGIDSSCCNDIDLDNDIDHLSDGQLYRFLLYSALFSGAKFIAIDEPSSHIDWWSIGEVFRGIERFVNDEKAIVVVADHKLDTLKKFCSKIIDLDGSRGSYCSFPSIITLQRSKVIVEIENVWVSYSGKSILRDVSLSINLGEAIAIVGRNGSGKTTLLKVLSKIIKPGRGRVSIERDTRIFLVPQNPIYWFPNGSVKNVLESLAKRYRSRESINNVLEMFNLIDKQDRDVYSLSIGETRMLSLALAYVSKANLIIIDEPTLGMDCRSMKTFVNIINTLLENGSSIVIATHDLDFARLFDSVYLLEEGRLIDIESHDKDG from the coding sequence TTGAGTAAAGTTGTGTCTATAGAGAATCTCTCTGTAGAGATCAGAGGGAGAGAAATACTTAGGGGGATTTCTCTAGAGATTAATGAAGGTGAATTAGTATGTGTTGCTGGTTCTGTAGGTTCAGGTAAATCCACATTTCTAAAAGTGTTGACAGGAATTATACCAGAGCTTTATAGAGGATTCAGAGTTTGTGGTAATATATCTATTTTTGGTTTAAAACCTGTAGAGGTACTGCATAAAGGTTTAGTAGCTTATGTTCCTCAAGATGTATATAGTTTCTTTATAGGTTCTACCCCTAGAGAAGAGTTAGCTATACTAGGAATAGATAGTTCTTGCTGTAATGATATAGATCTCGATAATGATATAGATCATCTATCTGATGGTCAGCTCTATAGATTTCTCTTATATTCAGCTCTATTTAGTGGTGCCAAGTTTATAGCAATCGATGAACCTTCATCACATATAGATTGGTGGAGTATAGGAGAAGTATTCAGAGGTATAGAGAGATTTGTAAATGATGAAAAGGCTATAGTAGTTGTTGCTGATCATAAGCTCGATACTCTGAAGAAATTCTGTAGCAAGATCATAGATCTAGATGGGTCGAGAGGATCTTACTGTAGTTTTCCTTCGATAATCACTCTTCAGAGATCTAAGGTTATTGTAGAGATAGAGAATGTATGGGTATCGTATAGTGGAAAATCTATACTTAGAGACGTATCTCTATCTATTAATCTAGGTGAAGCTATAGCTATCGTTGGGAGAAATGGTTCTGGGAAAACAACTCTTCTAAAAGTGTTGTCAAAGATAATCAAACCGGGTAGAGGTAGAGTAAGCATCGAGAGAGATACAAGAATATTTCTAGTTCCTCAGAACCCTATCTACTGGTTTCCTAATGGATCTGTAAAAAATGTTCTAGAGTCTTTAGCTAAGAGATACAGATCTAGAGAATCTATCAATAACGTTCTAGAGATGTTTAATCTAATCGATAAACAGGATAGAGACGTATATTCCCTTAGTATTGGTGAAACAAGAATGCTTTCACTTGCATTAGCCTATGTATCTAAAGCTAACTTGATTATCATAGATGAACCTACCTTGGGAATGGACTGTAGATCCATGAAAACATTTGTGAACATCATCAATACTCTTCTAGAGAATGGCTCCTCAATCGTTATAGCAACTCATGACCTCGATTTTGCAAGACTATTTGATTCTGTGTATCTACTAGAAGAAGGAAGGCTCATAGATATTGAGTCACATGATAAAGACGGTTGA
- a CDS encoding dihydroneopterin aldolase family protein → MEDTAKKYFSPKVSNRDRAVFEAGIAIGMAIHQFTGIPIRFREEVKLLEKVIEYAIMSQPFKKEAHVKLNIDVEENQKNPYSYHTLKSRNMDITVTVEYGDTIVKAKLKYVPELDYSLAYIEDIIEKSRDSEVH, encoded by the coding sequence TTGGAAGATACAGCTAAGAAGTATTTTTCTCCAAAAGTATCAAATAGAGATAGAGCTGTATTCGAAGCTGGAATAGCAATCGGTATGGCTATACACCAGTTTACTGGTATTCCAATAAGATTTCGTGAAGAAGTGAAACTTCTTGAAAAAGTTATTGAGTATGCCATAATGTCTCAACCATTTAAGAAAGAAGCTCATGTTAAGCTCAATATTGATGTTGAAGAGAATCAGAAGAACCCATATAGTTACCATACACTAAAGAGTAGAAACATGGATATAACAGTTACGGTTGAATATGGAGACACTATCGTGAAAGCAAAACTCAAATATGTGCCTGAACTCGACTACAGTTTAGCGTATATAGAAGACATTATCGAGAAATCTCGAGACAGCGAAGTACATTAA
- a CDS encoding rhodanese-like domain-containing protein, producing MLKLPPIVTTDWLEDHLDSPNLVIIDIRSRNEYREGHIPGSINLPFDPLKSAWTIIRDDLLLEIPSPEELFQTIGDAGISREESVVVIVNKVDTTFNRADVARVAVELIYAGIDNVAILDGGYNKWIKEGRRISTETTQPISRQYVGEVREHIFVPKHYVLERIGKSVIVDARDPDVYFGITTEPWGPIPGHIPTAKNLPTPWIWTPEGMYRPIDVIDRMVQGVIGTDKNREIIVYCGVGGYSSVLWYVLTQILSYTNVKIYDGGWQEWLKEPQGPISVYKWE from the coding sequence ATGCTAAAGCTACCTCCTATAGTTACGACAGATTGGCTTGAGGATCATCTTGATTCTCCCAATCTAGTGATAATAGATATAAGGTCTAGAAATGAGTATAGAGAAGGACATATACCTGGGTCTATAAACCTACCTTTTGATCCATTAAAATCTGCCTGGACGATAATTAGAGATGATCTTCTTCTAGAGATTCCATCTCCAGAAGAGCTTTTCCAGACAATAGGTGATGCTGGAATAAGTAGAGAAGAATCTGTTGTCGTTATCGTGAATAAAGTTGATACAACATTTAATAGAGCTGATGTTGCAAGAGTTGCTGTAGAACTTATATATGCAGGTATAGATAACGTAGCTATTCTTGATGGAGGATACAATAAGTGGATTAAAGAAGGAAGAAGAATATCAACAGAAACTACACAACCCATCTCTAGACAGTATGTAGGCGAAGTTAGAGAACATATCTTTGTACCAAAACACTACGTTCTTGAAAGAATCGGAAAATCAGTTATAGTTGATGCAAGAGATCCTGATGTGTATTTCGGTATAACTACAGAGCCTTGGGGACCAATACCTGGACATATACCAACAGCAAAGAATCTTCCTACACCATGGATATGGACTCCAGAAGGAATGTACAGACCTATAGATGTTATTGATAGAATGGTTCAAGGTGTTATAGGTACAGATAAAAACAGAGAAATAATAGTATATTGTGGTGTTGGTGGATATTCATCTGTTCTATGGTATGTATTGACTCAGATCCTCAGCTATACTAACGTGAAGATATATGATGGTGGATGGCAGGAATGGTTAAAGGAACCTCAAGGTCCTATATCGGTCTATAAATGGGAATAA
- a CDS encoding biotin transporter BioY, whose product MYSVCLAVLTGILAQAVFYIGPVPYTMQNIGIILSGLLLPPRYALFSQLLYLLLIALGLPLGAGFRGGLHVILGYTGGYLAGFPISATLMSILCRRYLAKKGLDLGGIGLREYIVILLFSAIAIVPTYVLGFLVFTHYALRNERLLMWATGVAQGVGISSNVLAILLVASIAVFVPQDIFIDHVIAISVAKMMIQFLKSRGIEIE is encoded by the coding sequence GTGTATAGTGTATGTTTAGCTGTTTTAACAGGTATTCTTGCACAAGCAGTTTTTTATATAGGTCCCGTTCCATATACTATGCAGAATATTGGAATAATTCTATCAGGTTTATTGTTACCGCCTAGATATGCCTTGTTTTCACAACTGCTCTATCTATTACTTATAGCTTTAGGATTGCCTCTAGGAGCAGGATTTAGAGGAGGTCTACATGTAATTTTAGGATATACTGGTGGATATCTAGCAGGGTTCCCTATATCAGCGACATTGATGAGTATTCTATGCAGAAGATATTTAGCGAAAAAGGGGTTAGATCTAGGTGGAATCGGTTTAAGGGAATACATCGTTATATTGTTGTTTTCTGCTATAGCTATAGTTCCTACATATGTTCTCGGATTTCTAGTATTTACACACTATGCTTTACGGAACGAAAGGCTATTGATGTGGGCTACAGGTGTTGCACAAGGAGTTGGCATCTCTAGTAATGTTCTAGCTATCCTCTTAGTAGCTAGTATAGCTGTATTTGTTCCACAGGACATATTCATAGATCATGTGATAGCTATAAGTGTGGCTAAGATGATGATTCAATTTCTAAAGAGTAGAGGTATAGAGATTGAGTAA
- a CDS encoding cyclophilin-like fold protein, producing MIFITVFRIKICTNTTGCIEAELFDSYSPKTFKKIVAALPIESTAYRWGNEVYFSTPVEVEEENAREVVEKGTIAYWPPGRALCIFWGPTPASRTRDEIRPASPVNIVGRVLNDPSAFSKVRSGSKIRIEKSE from the coding sequence GTGATATTTATTACGGTATTTAGGATCAAGATATGTACAAATACCACAGGTTGTATAGAGGCTGAACTCTTTGATAGCTATAGTCCTAAAACATTTAAGAAAATAGTTGCAGCTTTACCCATAGAGTCTACAGCCTATAGATGGGGCAACGAAGTATATTTCTCAACACCTGTTGAAGTCGAAGAGGAGAACGCTAGAGAAGTTGTAGAGAAAGGAACAATTGCCTACTGGCCTCCAGGAAGAGCTTTATGCATTTTTTGGGGACCTACACCAGCAAGTAGAACAAGAGATGAGATAAGACCTGCAAGTCCTGTAAATATTGTTGGTAGAGTGTTAAATGATCCTTCGGCATTCTCGAAGGTCAGAAGTGGTAGTAAGATAAGGATTGAAAAATCAGAATAG
- the rpiA gene encoding ribose-5-phosphate isomerase RpiA has product MSTDISQAKRKAVEEAMKILLSFRREVIGIGTGSTVDMFIDLMSSSSHLFIESYFVCASAYTCRRLSENGSNVLDISNVDAIDVYIDGADEVDPELNMIKGGGGALTLEKIIASAAKTKIYIVDYTKLVKNLGEKHPIPIEVLPHALSIVYRKLKEMDLNPSIRSSREGKYGFVVADTGGIIIDIYPKTRIDPQSLNIKLKSLPGVIETGIFTKDLVDIVVVGYQDVVTISRKLISDY; this is encoded by the coding sequence ATGTCTACAGATATTTCGCAAGCAAAACGTAAAGCTGTTGAAGAGGCTATGAAAATTTTGCTAAGCTTTAGGAGAGAGGTAATAGGTATTGGAACAGGATCTACAGTTGATATGTTTATAGATCTTATGTCATCATCTAGCCATCTCTTTATAGAGTCATACTTTGTATGTGCATCTGCATATACATGTAGAAGGCTCTCTGAAAACGGATCCAATGTTCTAGATATATCTAATGTTGATGCCATAGATGTGTATATCGATGGAGCTGACGAGGTTGATCCAGAACTAAACATGATTAAAGGTGGAGGAGGTGCTCTAACGCTTGAGAAAATTATAGCTTCTGCTGCTAAAACTAAGATATATATTGTAGATTACACCAAGCTCGTGAAAAATCTCGGAGAAAAACATCCAATACCCATAGAAGTTCTTCCGCATGCTCTATCCATAGTTTATCGAAAGTTGAAGGAAATGGATCTAAATCCATCTATAAGAAGCTCTAGAGAAGGTAAATATGGATTTGTAGTAGCAGATACCGGAGGAATAATAATCGATATATACCCGAAAACGAGAATTGATCCACAATCACTTAACATAAAGCTAAAGAGTTTGCCAGGAGTTATAGAGACAGGCATCTTTACGAAAGATCTTGTGGATATAGTTGTAGTTGGATACCAAGATGTAGTGACGATATCAAGAAAGCTTATTTCTGATTATTAA
- a CDS encoding SDR family NAD(P)-dependent oxidoreductase has translation MMNYIVTGASSGIGFELSRLLCHEYGNEIRVIGVGRSKERLEKLEKEFTRCFKYIVADLSSLQGIDNVVKEVRNRLDRVDVLINNAGFGLYKQIIDHSDEELITMTLTNFIAPLILTKKLLNLMRKGSIVVMVITAGIHVLMKNLPIYGATKIALHYATEALRYELERYGIHLLAVYPGAVKSEFHSRAGRDIKRGIEVVNVAKAVVKAIKKKKKRLYIPNYLSIARLFGPYLPALY, from the coding sequence ATGATGAACTATATTGTTACTGGTGCATCTTCTGGCATAGGATTTGAGTTATCTAGATTACTTTGCCACGAATATGGTAATGAGATTAGGGTCATTGGTGTGGGTAGGAGTAAGGAAAGATTAGAGAAACTAGAGAAAGAATTTACTAGATGTTTCAAGTACATAGTAGCAGATCTCTCTTCTTTACAAGGTATAGATAATGTTGTTAAAGAAGTTAGAAATCGTCTAGATAGAGTAGATGTGTTAATCAATAACGCTGGTTTCGGTCTCTATAAACAGATCATAGATCATAGTGATGAAGAGTTAATAACTATGACTTTAACAAATTTTATTGCACCACTAATTCTCACCAAGAAATTATTGAACTTAATGCGTAAAGGATCTATAGTAGTCATGGTCATTACTGCAGGTATCCATGTGCTTATGAAAAATCTTCCCATATATGGAGCTACAAAGATAGCTCTACATTATGCAACTGAAGCACTTAGATATGAATTAGAAAGATATGGAATACATCTTTTAGCTGTATATCCGGGTGCTGTAAAGTCGGAATTCCATAGTAGAGCAGGTAGAGACATCAAGAGAGGTATAGAGGTAGTCAATGTAGCGAAAGCTGTAGTTAAGGCCATCAAGAAAAAGAAGAAAAGATTATATATACCTAATTATCTTTCTATAGCAAGACTCTTTGGACCCTATCTTCCAGCACTATACTAG
- a CDS encoding biotin--[acetyl-CoA-carboxylase] ligase — MDIEAELLKILVMNKDYVSGTKLAQALGVSRATINRTIKKLILRGFIIDIHPKLGYRLVDLDNLSQINRYVDYLDTQMKFYTHYVEICDSTQDIASTFAKEGAPEGTVVVAEELRRGRGRMGRQWVASRGGLWFSIVLRPKTIKHMHLLSLAIATAIAESISNVLGIEARVKWPNDVLVNEKKVAGILIEGSVEADIIHFIIVGIGVNVNNNLPQELLDIAISLKDVMGTEVPRIPLFLNILKSIDDIYNLFNQNRSSEAVKRWRQYSSTLNKYVRVITIDGEFEGVAEDIEDDGALRIRTTKGNRVKVYAGDVIHLREQKQL; from the coding sequence ATGGATATAGAAGCAGAATTGCTCAAGATCTTAGTGATGAACAAGGACTATGTTTCTGGAACTAAGCTAGCACAAGCTTTAGGTGTATCAAGAGCCACAATCAATAGAACTATAAAGAAGTTGATATTAAGAGGCTTCATAATCGATATACATCCAAAACTAGGCTATAGACTTGTAGATCTAGATAATCTATCTCAAATCAATAGATATGTAGATTACCTAGATACACAAATGAAGTTCTACACGCACTATGTAGAGATATGCGATTCTACACAAGATATAGCATCTACATTTGCAAAAGAAGGTGCACCAGAAGGAACAGTTGTTGTAGCCGAAGAACTGAGACGTGGTAGAGGTAGAATGGGTAGACAGTGGGTAGCGTCTAGAGGAGGTCTATGGTTCTCCATAGTTCTTAGACCTAAAACAATTAAACATATGCATCTACTTAGTCTAGCTATAGCCACAGCTATTGCAGAATCCATAAGCAATGTTCTAGGGATAGAGGCTAGAGTTAAATGGCCTAACGATGTTCTTGTTAACGAAAAAAAGGTGGCTGGAATACTAATCGAGGGTAGTGTTGAAGCCGATATTATTCACTTCATAATTGTGGGTATAGGAGTAAATGTGAATAACAATCTTCCACAAGAACTACTCGATATAGCAATATCGCTAAAAGATGTTATGGGAACCGAGGTTCCAAGAATACCTCTGTTCCTCAACATACTCAAGAGTATAGACGATATCTACAATCTGTTTAACCAGAACCGTAGTTCAGAGGCTGTAAAGAGATGGAGACAATATTCATCAACATTAAATAAGTATGTAAGGGTTATTACAATAGATGGGGAATTTGAAGGAGTAGCAGAAGATATAGAAGATGATGGTGCTTTGAGGATCAGAACAACAAAAGGTAATAGAGTTAAAGTTTATGCAGGTGATGTAATTCATCTACGTGAACAGAAACAGTTATAG
- a CDS encoding DUF447 family protein gives MKYITTVLKRIGFSSSTYLEAITILYKDDGDIVNIVPLGYRLRDRNIVTKVYRGSRTYQILISNKSKRGCICITQDAELFYLSIFDKERAIDLFLNRQKKVCDALIEFSIEGMENRKDSIVMYVKPSTVKMLRRTPRGFTRASASIIEALVWLTKLPYTPKTEREKLVKHIEFCLESINRSSRNKKYRLIAREIYTLAQEYLIKEIHQTSTTHQ, from the coding sequence ATGAAGTACATTACTACAGTACTCAAGAGAATCGGATTCTCATCATCTACGTATCTAGAGGCCATAACTATTCTCTACAAAGATGATGGAGATATAGTTAACATAGTTCCATTAGGATACAGACTTAGAGACAGAAACATAGTGACCAAGGTGTATAGAGGTAGTAGAACGTATCAAATATTGATTAGCAATAAATCTAAGAGAGGATGTATTTGCATTACACAAGATGCTGAGCTATTCTATCTATCAATATTTGATAAAGAGAGAGCCATAGATCTATTTCTAAATAGACAGAAAAAGGTATGTGATGCATTAATAGAATTCTCTATAGAGGGTATGGAAAATAGAAAAGATAGTATAGTCATGTATGTGAAACCTTCAACAGTAAAGATGCTCAGGAGAACACCAAGAGGATTTACAAGAGCTTCAGCATCAATTATAGAGGCATTAGTATGGCTCACTAAACTTCCATATACACCAAAAACAGAAAGAGAAAAATTAGTAAAACATATTGAGTTCTGTCTAGAGAGTATAAATAGATCAAGTAGAAACAAGAAGTACAGATTAATAGCTAGAGAGATATATACATTAGCACAAGAATACCTAATCAAAGAGATACACCAAACCTCTACTACACACCAGTAA
- a CDS encoding flavoprotein produces MNIAWSITGGGANLRTVVSTLKSIKERYSINITLFLTKWGLEVSRIFGVLDILKNIASGGYYREFLVEDQGMYYIGRLNMKRYSLVVIAPATANTIAKIVVGIADNIASALYSQAIKSSIPVVVLPTDVPGEDGYMETETPCYIDKSICRLKLCRECIVSKICPANAVKVVENDIVRIDLSKCIGCERCMYICSRGAVSCWRKIKLVPREVDIQNIEKLKSFPYTYVVRNVKELEVILERLLFLDQST; encoded by the coding sequence GTGAACATTGCCTGGAGTATAACTGGTGGTGGTGCAAATCTAAGAACTGTGGTATCTACATTAAAATCTATTAAAGAACGATACAGTATCAATATAACGTTATTTTTAACCAAATGGGGATTAGAGGTATCCAGAATCTTCGGTGTTCTCGATATCTTGAAGAATATAGCTTCTGGTGGTTATTATCGAGAGTTTCTGGTCGAGGATCAGGGAATGTACTATATAGGTAGACTTAACATGAAGAGATACTCCTTAGTGGTCATAGCGCCTGCAACAGCCAATACAATAGCTAAAATAGTTGTAGGTATAGCAGACAATATAGCTTCTGCATTATATTCACAAGCAATTAAGAGTAGTATTCCAGTAGTAGTCCTACCTACAGATGTTCCTGGTGAGGATGGGTATATGGAGACAGAAACTCCATGCTATATAGACAAATCTATATGTAGACTCAAATTATGTAGAGAATGTATAGTTTCAAAAATATGTCCCGCTAATGCGGTTAAAGTTGTGGAAAACGATATCGTGAGAATAGATCTATCAAAATGTATCGGATGCGAAAGATGTATGTATATATGTTCTCGTGGTGCTGTAAGTTGTTGGAGGAAGATAAAACTTGTGCCAAGAGAAGTAGATATACAAAACATAGAGAAACTAAAGAGTTTTCCATATACATATGTAGTTAGAAATGTAAAAGAACTTGAGGTTATTCTAGAAAGGCTTCTATTTCTGGATCAGTCTACATAG
- a CDS encoding GTP cyclohydrolase, FolE2/MptA family — translation MNFNRVQPDVQASKPLYSIPIARVGVREVYRRICIGSSRGNTCLDAYIDILIDLPKSQRGIHVSRNIEAMLDVFSVIEHSSFKSLEEAIENLCRELLKKHDYANSAEVRLSSTFLYEYRDLDLDVKEYIPVKLSIKSKVHRESNNVRRRFCIEVVGMTVCPCALQVCSYILNTDEFAPSHTQRTKLKICLSTESLIDVADLVDIALNSFSIPVFSYLKRDKECKMILKGFKNPKFAEDVVRSALYGVYRKFSEKIDPDSLVYVSVNSFESIHPFNLSAEAKYTINDLIKYFSG, via the coding sequence GTGAATTTTAATAGAGTTCAACCAGATGTACAAGCATCTAAACCATTATACAGTATTCCTATAGCTCGAGTAGGTGTTAGAGAGGTTTATAGAAGGATATGTATAGGTAGCTCTAGAGGGAACACATGTCTAGATGCGTACATAGATATTTTGATCGATCTTCCTAAATCTCAGAGAGGAATACATGTCTCTAGAAATATAGAGGCAATGCTAGATGTTTTTAGCGTTATTGAGCATAGTAGTTTTAAGTCACTTGAAGAAGCTATAGAGAATCTATGCAGAGAATTGCTTAAGAAGCATGATTATGCTAATAGTGCTGAAGTGAGGCTTTCATCAACCTTTCTGTATGAGTACAGAGATCTAGATCTAGATGTTAAAGAATATATACCTGTTAAACTATCTATAAAGTCTAAGGTCCATAGAGAGAGTAATAATGTTCGTAGAAGGTTTTGTATAGAAGTTGTAGGTATGACTGTTTGTCCATGTGCTCTCCAGGTATGTAGTTATATACTAAATACAGATGAATTCGCTCCCTCACATACACAAAGAACAAAACTGAAGATATGTCTATCAACAGAGAGTCTTATAGATGTAGCAGATCTTGTTGATATAGCTCTGAATTCTTTCTCTATACCTGTTTTCAGTTATCTTAAGCGAGATAAAGAATGCAAAATGATTTTAAAGGGATTCAAAAACCCAAAGTTTGCTGAAGATGTTGTACGTAGCGCACTCTATGGTGTCTATAGAAAGTTTAGCGAAAAGATAGATCCAGATAGCTTAGTATATGTTAGCGTTAATAGTTTTGAGAGCATTCATCCATTCAATTTATCTGCTGAAGCCAAATACACTATCAATGATCTCATCAAGTACTTCTCAGGGTAA
- a CDS encoding radical SAM protein yields the protein MSTNTPVLGSGKLRTHSLLRGKVKVEFSRVDDKLEHLNNVKNTVENRDVAIYVHIPYCRSVCMFCPYFRDVLRSEQELEKYFKALLRELEIYGKLLEEKNLNVVEVHVGGGTPSLVSSKLYKEFVDALTRFFSVKCKIGIEVNPEDFKDYRYVEELYSVGVDEVSIGVQSFDRRILKSLSRKHTPEDNVKAIENSIKAGFKWINVDIMFLTPSIKGCVELTLDEKLKAFREDLEKSYKLGVHQVTFYPTVIPKHTPGYKLAGYGRLSQELNYIDAFIDEAVKFTQNNSLHLIRVYSASRKRYEYTTVNLELVGPLIGLGASAWSNTGTYQYINTHSIQEYVGSIEKSTPPVIYSRSLKHTSRLWRLFFDQLSAVEISEESFKLIGLKKMPFKVKLLLKVLELSGIVTKSGRTYRLTRLGIREVYKSVMNYVIEVPVKTTGIFIEMSKFNNYPETIKIE from the coding sequence ATGAGCACAAACACACCTGTTCTCGGCTCTGGAAAACTAAGAACGCATTCTCTTCTTAGAGGAAAGGTTAAGGTGGAATTTAGCAGGGTTGATGATAAGCTTGAACACCTAAACAACGTCAAGAACACTGTTGAGAACAGAGATGTAGCTATATACGTTCACATACCTTACTGCAGATCTGTGTGCATGTTCTGTCCCTATTTCAGAGATGTGCTGAGAAGCGAGCAGGAACTTGAAAAGTACTTTAAAGCCTTACTGAGAGAGCTTGAAATCTACGGTAAACTTCTAGAGGAGAAGAACCTCAATGTTGTAGAAGTACACGTAGGTGGTGGAACTCCTAGCCTTGTATCCTCAAAATTGTACAAGGAGTTCGTTGATGCATTGACACGGTTTTTCAGCGTCAAATGTAAGATAGGTATTGAGGTTAACCCCGAGGACTTCAAGGATTATAGATATGTAGAAGAGCTCTACTCGGTTGGCGTTGATGAAGTTAGTATAGGTGTTCAGAGCTTCGATAGAAGAATCCTAAAGTCACTAAGCAGAAAGCACACTCCGGAGGACAACGTTAAGGCTATCGAGAACAGCATAAAGGCGGGTTTCAAGTGGATTAACGTCGATATAATGTTCCTCACTCCTAGTATTAAAGGCTGTGTGGAGCTCACTTTAGATGAAAAGCTGAAAGCTTTTAGAGAGGATCTCGAGAAATCCTACAAGCTGGGCGTTCATCAAGTAACATTTTACCCAACTGTGATACCAAAGCACACTCCTGGTTACAAACTTGCTGGGTATGGAAGGCTAAGTCAAGAGCTAAACTACATTGATGCATTTATTGACGAGGCTGTGAAGTTTACCCAAAACAATAGTTTGCACCTCATAAGAGTATACTCTGCATCCAGAAAGCGTTACGAGTACACCACAGTAAACCTAGAGCTTGTGGGTCCCCTTATAGGTTTAGGTGCAAGTGCATGGAGTAATACAGGTACATACCAGTACATAAATACACACAGCATACAAGAGTACGTTGGTTCGATCGAAAAGAGCACACCGCCTGTTATTTACTCACGGAGTTTAAAACACACCTCAAGATTATGGAGGTTATTCTTTGATCAACTGAGTGCTGTTGAGATATCAGAGGAATCGTTCAAGTTAATAGGTCTTAAGAAAATGCCGTTCAAAGTAAAGCTACTATTGAAGGTCTTGGAGCTGAGCGGTATCGTTACAAAATCAGGGAGAACTTATAGATTGACCCGGCTAGGTATTAGAGAAGTGTACAAATCTGTTATGAATTACGTTATTGAGGTGCCAGTTAAAACAACTGGAATATTCATAGAAATGTCTAAGTTCAACAATTACCCAGAAACCATTAAAATAGAGTAA
- a CDS encoding 6-hydroxymethylpterin diphosphokinase MptE-like protein — MSWLIDKNVWLEIYSSIKRELALSFDLDQLATDLLSNILSTMSNAIDIKQLKKGINSDCALVFGPAPSIENDFQKANELSLFNKLPVIAVNGATTFFYEKGFIPTIIVTDLDGDPNHIASLNDKGAIVVVHAHGDNIDEIKKWVPKFSGHLIGSTQVEPRPHVYNFGGFTDGDRALFIVYALGIRKAIVGGMNFLNSIGKYSTMYKKKNEGIKRLKMSIAMRLIKMLTLWGMEIKALSDTGIPNIEVI, encoded by the coding sequence ATGTCCTGGCTTATAGATAAGAATGTATGGCTTGAGATATATAGTTCTATAAAGAGAGAACTAGCTCTATCTTTCGATTTAGATCAACTAGCTACAGATCTATTAAGCAATATCCTTAGCACAATGTCTAACGCAATAGATATTAAACAACTTAAGAAAGGCATCAATAGTGATTGTGCTCTAGTCTTTGGACCTGCACCAAGTATTGAAAACGATTTCCAGAAAGCTAACGAATTAAGTCTATTCAACAAACTACCAGTAATAGCTGTTAATGGAGCTACAACATTCTTTTACGAAAAAGGATTTATACCCACAATTATTGTTACAGATCTTGATGGGGATCCAAATCATATAGCTTCTCTAAACGATAAGGGAGCTATAGTTGTGGTTCACGCACATGGAGATAATATTGATGAGATAAAGAAGTGGGTCCCTAAATTTAGTGGACATCTGATAGGATCTACACAAGTAGAGCCTAGACCTCATGTATATAACTTTGGCGGTTTTACTGATGGTGATAGAGCTCTATTCATAGTATATGCATTAGGTATCAGAAAAGCTATTGTCGGCGGTATGAACTTCCTAAACAGCATAGGTAAGTACTCTACTATGTACAAGAAGAAAAATGAAGGTATTAAGAGACTAAAGATGAGCATAGCTATGAGATTGATAAAAATGCTTACTCTATGGGGTATGGAGATAAAAGCTCTATCAGATACAGGTATACCTAATATCGAGGTGATATAG